A stretch of Paracoccus sp. MA DNA encodes these proteins:
- the fdhD gene encoding formate dehydrogenase accessory sulfurtransferase FdhD, giving the protein MRDVTAGVLRWDGEGRGGGWRPIEPPPAPQECPVAIVIDGMSQAVLMATPHDLRDFALGFALTEGLIAAPGDVEGFEEAEVEAGGFPAREARLWLRPGLAARLAERRRSMVGPVGCGLCGVDSIEAALPRIVPVASDWSMPPEDVARAMAALSEGQVLRRRTPAIHGAAFWDGARAVTREDVGRHNALDKLAGALAQAGLAAGQGAVVMSSRLSVDLVQKAARIGAPILIGASAPTALALGWAERAGITLIARARQASFDLYTHPRRIAGS; this is encoded by the coding sequence ATGCGGGACGTGACGGCCGGCGTGCTGCGCTGGGACGGCGAAGGCCGGGGCGGCGGCTGGCGGCCCATCGAGCCGCCCCCGGCGCCGCAGGAATGCCCCGTGGCCATCGTCATCGACGGCATGAGCCAGGCGGTGCTGATGGCGACGCCGCATGACCTGCGCGACTTCGCGCTGGGATTCGCCCTGACCGAGGGGCTGATCGCCGCGCCCGGCGATGTCGAGGGCTTCGAGGAGGCCGAGGTCGAGGCCGGCGGCTTCCCGGCGCGCGAGGCGCGGCTGTGGCTGCGCCCCGGCCTTGCCGCCCGGCTGGCCGAACGGCGGCGCAGCATGGTCGGCCCGGTGGGCTGCGGGCTTTGCGGCGTGGACAGCATCGAGGCGGCGCTGCCCCGGATCGTGCCGGTCGCCTCGGACTGGTCGATGCCGCCCGAGGACGTGGCCCGCGCCATGGCCGCGCTGTCCGAGGGCCAGGTCCTGCGCCGCCGGACCCCGGCCATCCACGGCGCCGCCTTCTGGGACGGCGCCCGCGCCGTGACGCGCGAGGATGTCGGCCGCCACAATGCGCTGGACAAGCTGGCCGGGGCTTTGGCCCAGGCCGGGCTGGCGGCGGGGCAGGGCGCCGTGGTCATGTCCTCGCGCCTGTCGGTCGATCTGGTGCAGAAGGCCGCCCGCATCGGCGCCCCGATCCTGATCGGTGCCAGCGCGCCGACGGCGCTGGCGCTCGGCTGGGCCGAGCGCGCCGGCATCACCCTGATCGCCCGCGCCCGGCAGGCGAGCTTCGATCTTTACACCCACCCCCGGCGCATTGCCGGAAGCTGA
- a CDS encoding formate dehydrogenase subunit delta produces MSHDHSKLIRMATQMAQFFTSQPDRPAPEAVAAHINDSWSPRMRQDFVDQIRAGAEADPVVREAAAFVRLPAA; encoded by the coding sequence ATGTCCCACGACCATTCCAAGCTGATCCGCATGGCCACGCAGATGGCGCAGTTCTTCACCAGCCAGCCCGACCGGCCGGCGCCCGAGGCGGTGGCCGCGCATATCAACGATTCCTGGTCGCCGCGGATGCGGCAGGATTTCGTGGACCAGATCCGCGCCGGGGCCGAGGCCGACCCGGTGGTGCGCGAGGCCGCGGCCTTCGTCCGCCTGCCCGCCGCCTGA
- the fdhF gene encoding formate dehydrogenase subunit alpha, translating into MKDFIIPDRDMGTPAVKSDVTVNLLVDGIPVSVPAGTSVMRAAAVAGISVPKLCATDHLEAFGSCRLCVVQIEGMRGLPASCTTPVAEGMVVHTQTDEVAQIRKGVMELYISDHPLDCLTCAANGDCELQDMAGAVGLREVRYEPGANHFARRDAEGPNPEYRPKDQSNPYFTFDPAKCIVCSRCVRACEEVQGTFALTIEGRGFDSRVSAGMESDSFLSSDCVSCGACVQVCPTATLIENKVIEIGTPEHIVKTTCAYCGVGCSFDAHMRGEEVVRMVPSKDGKANHGHSCVKGRFAWGYATHRERQTQPMLRERITDPWRVVSWDEALDFAATRLRQAQDDFGRDAIGVITSSRCTNEETYLVQKLARAVFHNNNTDTCARVCHSPTGYGLKTTFGTSAGTHDFDSVDDTDLALIIGANPTDGHPVFASRLRKRLREGAGLIVLDPRQIDLLKTPHMGEGLHLPLRPGTNVAVLTAMAQVIVAEKLYDEAFIRERCDWDEFLAYAEFLMDPRHAPEEVEKLSKVPAELIRKAARAYAAAPRASIYYGLGVTEHSQGSTTVMAIANLAMMTGNIGRTGTGVNPLRGQNNVQGSCDMGSFPHEYPGYRHVSDPEARAIYERAWGVELSPEPGLRIPNMFDEALAGRFKGLYCQGEDIVQSDPDTRHVTSALSAMDIVIVQDLFLNETANYAHVFLPGSSFLEKNGTFTNAERRINMVRRAMTPKNGYEDWEVTQLLANRMGAAWSYTHPREIMAEIALTTPSFAGVSYDLLDREGSVQWPCNDKAPLGTPVMHIDGFVRGKGKFVHTEYVATEERTGARFPLLLTTGRILSQYNVGAQTRRTDNSVWHPEDILEIHPSDAENRGIREGDWVRVASRSGDTSLRAHITERVAPGVVYTTFHHPTTQANVVTTDNSDWATNCPEFKVTAVQVSPSNGPSEWQEEYRHHSDLARRILPTAAE; encoded by the coding sequence ATGAAAGATTTCATCATTCCCGACCGCGACATGGGCACCCCGGCGGTCAAGTCCGACGTCACCGTGAACCTGCTGGTGGACGGGATACCGGTTTCGGTCCCCGCCGGGACATCGGTGATGCGCGCCGCTGCCGTGGCCGGGATCTCGGTGCCCAAGCTCTGCGCTACCGATCATCTGGAAGCCTTCGGCTCCTGCCGGCTTTGCGTGGTGCAGATCGAGGGCATGCGCGGCCTGCCGGCATCCTGCACGACCCCGGTGGCCGAGGGCATGGTGGTCCATACCCAGACCGACGAGGTCGCGCAGATCCGCAAGGGGGTAATGGAGCTTTACATCAGCGACCACCCGCTGGACTGCCTGACCTGCGCCGCCAACGGCGATTGCGAGCTTCAGGACATGGCCGGCGCCGTGGGCCTGCGCGAGGTGCGCTATGAGCCGGGCGCGAACCATTTCGCCCGCCGCGACGCCGAGGGGCCGAATCCGGAATACCGGCCCAAGGACCAGTCGAACCCCTATTTCACCTTCGACCCGGCGAAATGCATCGTCTGCTCGCGCTGCGTCAGGGCCTGCGAGGAGGTGCAGGGCACCTTCGCGCTGACCATCGAGGGGCGGGGCTTCGACAGCCGCGTCTCGGCCGGGATGGAATCGGACAGCTTCCTCAGCTCGGATTGCGTCAGCTGCGGCGCCTGCGTGCAGGTCTGCCCGACCGCGACGCTGATCGAGAACAAGGTGATCGAGATCGGCACGCCCGAGCATATCGTCAAGACGACCTGCGCCTATTGCGGCGTCGGCTGTTCCTTCGACGCGCATATGCGCGGCGAGGAGGTGGTGCGCATGGTGCCCAGCAAGGACGGCAAGGCGAACCACGGCCACAGCTGCGTCAAGGGCCGCTTCGCCTGGGGCTATGCCACGCATCGCGAACGCCAGACCCAGCCCATGCTGCGCGAGCGGATCACCGATCCCTGGCGCGTGGTCAGCTGGGACGAGGCGCTGGACTTCGCCGCCACCCGGCTGCGTCAGGCGCAGGACGATTTCGGACGCGATGCCATCGGCGTCATCACCTCGTCGCGCTGCACCAACGAGGAAACCTATCTGGTGCAGAAGCTGGCGCGCGCCGTCTTCCACAACAACAACACCGACACCTGCGCCCGGGTCTGCCATTCGCCGACCGGCTACGGGCTGAAGACCACCTTCGGCACCTCGGCGGGCACGCATGACTTCGATTCGGTCGACGATACCGATCTGGCGCTGATCATCGGCGCCAACCCGACCGACGGCCATCCGGTCTTTGCCAGCCGGCTGCGCAAGCGGCTGCGCGAGGGGGCCGGGCTGATCGTTCTCGATCCGCGCCAGATCGACCTGCTCAAGACCCCGCATATGGGCGAGGGGCTGCACCTGCCCCTGCGGCCCGGCACCAATGTCGCCGTGCTGACCGCCATGGCGCAGGTGATCGTGGCCGAGAAGCTCTATGACGAGGCCTTCATTCGCGAACGCTGCGACTGGGACGAGTTCCTGGCCTATGCCGAGTTCCTGATGGACCCGCGCCATGCGCCGGAAGAGGTCGAGAAACTGTCCAAGGTCCCGGCCGAGCTGATCCGCAAGGCCGCCCGTGCCTATGCGGCCGCGCCGCGCGCCAGCATCTATTACGGCTTGGGCGTGACCGAGCATTCGCAGGGCTCGACCACGGTGATGGCCATCGCCAACCTGGCGATGATGACCGGCAATATCGGCCGGACCGGCACCGGCGTGAACCCGCTGCGCGGCCAGAACAACGTGCAGGGCTCCTGCGACATGGGCAGCTTCCCGCATGAATATCCGGGCTATCGCCATGTCTCGGACCCCGAGGCGCGGGCGATCTACGAACGCGCCTGGGGCGTCGAACTGTCGCCCGAGCCGGGCCTGCGCATCCCCAACATGTTCGACGAGGCGCTGGCCGGCCGCTTCAAGGGGCTTTACTGCCAGGGCGAGGACATCGTGCAATCCGACCCCGACACCCGGCACGTCACCTCGGCGCTGTCGGCGATGGACATCGTCATCGTGCAGGACCTGTTCCTGAACGAGACCGCGAACTATGCGCATGTCTTCCTGCCCGGTTCCAGCTTCCTGGAAAAGAACGGCACCTTCACCAATGCCGAGCGGCGCATCAACATGGTCCGCCGCGCCATGACGCCGAAGAACGGCTACGAGGACTGGGAGGTCACGCAGCTGCTGGCCAACCGCATGGGCGCGGCCTGGTCCTATACCCACCCGCGCGAGATCATGGCCGAGATCGCGCTGACCACGCCGAGTTTCGCCGGGGTCAGCTACGACCTGCTGGACCGCGAGGGTTCGGTGCAATGGCCCTGCAACGACAAGGCGCCGCTGGGCACGCCGGTCATGCATATCGACGGCTTCGTGCGCGGCAAGGGCAAGTTCGTCCATACCGAATATGTCGCGACCGAGGAACGCACCGGGGCGCGCTTCCCGCTCTTGCTGACCACGGGGCGGATCCTGTCGCAATACAATGTCGGCGCGCAGACCCGGCGGACCGACAACAGCGTCTGGCACCCCGAGGACATCCTGGAGATCCATCCCTCGGACGCCGAGAACCGCGGCATCCGCGAGGGCGACTGGGTGCGCGTGGCCTCGCGTTCGGGCGACACCTCGCTTCGGGCGCATATCACCGAGCGGGTGGCGCCGGGGGTGGTCTATACGACCTTCCATCACCCGACGACTCAGGCCAATGTGGTGACCACGGACAATTCCGACTGGGCCACCAACTGCCCCGAGTTCAAGGTGACGGCCGTGCAGGTCAGCCCCTCGAACGGCCCCTCGGAATGGCAAGAGGAGTATCGCCATCATTCCGACCTCGCCCGCCGCATCCTGCCCACCGCTGCCGAGTGA